One Phaseolus vulgaris cultivar G19833 chromosome 4, P. vulgaris v2.0, whole genome shotgun sequence DNA window includes the following coding sequences:
- the LOC137837277 gene encoding allene oxide cyclase, chloroplastic-like, whose translation MASSTFAARTISPFSLKLATTSPRSSLTTSSTTTLLPFTSSHSSLSKSLKLSTSSQYSHLSFPHKSFTCRSQAERTSDSAKVQELSVYEINERDRGSPAYLRLGQKTTNSLGDLVPFSNKLYSGCLQKRVGITAGICVLIQNKAEKKGDMYEAIYSFYFGDYGHISVQGSYLTYENTYLAVTGGSGIFEGVYGQVKLHQLVFPFKLFYTFYLKGIKDLPQELLSKHVEPSPDVEPSQAAKACEPDAVISGFTN comes from the exons ATGGCATCCTCAACCTTTGCTGCAAGAACCATCTCCCCTTTCTCTTTGAAACTTGCAACTACCTCCCCAAGATCATCACTCACCACATCATCCACCACAACCCTTTTACCCTTTACTTCCTCACACTCATCTCTATCCAAATCTCTCAAACTCAGTACCTCTTCTCAGTACTCTCACCTCTCATTCCCCCACAAGAGTTTCACTTGTAGAAGCCAGGCTGAACGAACATCTGATTCAG CCAAAGTCCAAGAACTAAGTGTGTATGAGATCAATGAGAGAGATCGTGGAAGCCCTGCTTACCTTAGATTGGGCCAGAAAACCACCAATTCCCTTGGTGATCTAGTCCCCTTCAGCAACAAG TTGTACTCCGGATGCTTGCAAAAGAGGGTGGGGATAACAGCTGGAATCTGTGTTTTGATCCAAAACAAAGCAGAGAAGAAAGGAGATATGTATGAGGCAATCTACAGCTTCTACTTTGGGGACTATGGTCACATTTCAGTGCAGGGTTCTTACCTGACCTATGAGAACACATATCTTGCTGTCACTGGTGGATCTGGCATCTTTGAGGGGGTGTATGGTCAGGTGAAGCTGCATCAACTTGTGTTCCCCTTTAAACTATTCTACACATTCTATCTTAAGGGCATCAAAGACTTGCCTCAGGAGCTTCTTTCCAAGCACGTTGAGCCCAGCCCAGATGTTGAGCCCAGCCAAGCTGCCAAGGCCTGTGAACCAGATGCTGTCATTTCTGGTTTCACCAACTGA